The following proteins are encoded in a genomic region of Rubrobacter xylanophilus DSM 9941:
- the mftB gene encoding mycofactocin biosynthesis chaperone MftB (MftB, a small protein, is a peptide chaperone that assists the radical SAM enzyme MftC in performing two modifications to the C-terminal Val-Tyr dipeptide of the mycofactocin precursor peptide, MftA. MftB's role is analogous to the role of PqqD in the biosynthesis of PQQ, a cofactor that derives entirely from a Tyr and a Glu in the precursor PqqA.), with amino-acid sequence MPLREEARFRLAPRVSVRPERFGGLLYRHDDRALLFLRSRPLVDLLLGLDGTRTLAEALSELAAERGLEEGELRTIKKALGRLKERGMISEL; translated from the coding sequence TTGCCGCTGAGGGAAGAGGCCAGGTTCCGGCTCGCGCCGCGGGTCTCCGTGCGGCCCGAGCGCTTCGGGGGGCTGCTCTACCGCCACGACGACCGGGCGCTCCTCTTTCTGCGCTCCCGGCCGCTGGTCGACCTCCTGCTCGGGCTCGACGGCACCCGGACGCTGGCCGAGGCGCTCTCCGAGCTCGCCGCCGAGCGGGGTTTGGAGGAGGGCGAGCTCCGAACGATAAAGAAGGCCCTGGGCCGGCTGAAAGAGAGGGGGATGATCAGTGAGCTATGA